From the Chitinispirillum alkaliphilum genome, one window contains:
- a CDS encoding Aspartate aminotransferase yields MPLDSQATELNEAIQNANPYIFNMLSQKGKQVYFPTKGILGQTAQAKTKSINATIGISLEDNGMPMVLESIDRMLNIQKQSFSYAPSYGNPEMRSMWKEMLYRKNPSLKEKPFSLPVVTSALTHGLSMAGHLFVENGDSIICPDLYWENYDLIFKQTYGARLETFPTFCDDEKFNIEYLEKHITGQKVGKKIVMLNFPNNPSGYTVSEQEAEQIKDLLVKAADNGNDIIVFIDDAYFGLVYEKGILKESIFSLLADAHERILAVKFDGPTKEDYVWGFRVGFVSFASARSTPQLYSALESKLAGAIRGNISNASNLSQNLLLEAYRDDSYQAQKLEKFEILQKRYRKIRQIFSEHPEYATLFKPLPFNSGYFMCVKILSGDAHGVRNILLDKYDTGVIAQNDLLRIAFSSIPFQYLEKLFDNIYKAASEANGN; encoded by the coding sequence ATGCCATTAGATTCTCAGGCTACAGAGCTCAATGAGGCGATTCAAAACGCAAATCCTTATATTTTCAATATGCTCTCTCAAAAGGGTAAGCAGGTCTATTTTCCTACCAAAGGTATTTTGGGACAAACTGCACAGGCTAAAACCAAGAGCATAAATGCAACCATTGGAATATCTCTGGAGGATAACGGGATGCCGATGGTGCTTGAATCAATAGACCGTATGCTCAATATTCAAAAGCAATCCTTTTCCTATGCACCCAGCTATGGTAATCCTGAAATGCGCTCAATGTGGAAGGAAATGCTTTACCGCAAAAATCCATCACTTAAAGAGAAACCTTTCAGCCTTCCTGTTGTTACCAGTGCACTTACCCACGGGCTTAGCATGGCAGGGCACCTATTTGTGGAAAATGGAGACAGTATTATTTGTCCAGATCTTTACTGGGAAAACTATGACCTTATATTCAAGCAGACCTATGGTGCACGGTTAGAAACCTTCCCTACATTTTGTGATGATGAAAAATTCAATATAGAGTATCTGGAAAAGCATATCACAGGGCAGAAGGTTGGTAAGAAGATTGTCATGCTCAACTTTCCCAATAATCCAAGCGGATATACGGTTTCAGAGCAGGAGGCTGAGCAGATTAAAGATCTGCTTGTAAAGGCAGCAGACAATGGGAACGATATAATAGTATTCATAGATGATGCTTACTTTGGGCTTGTATATGAGAAGGGGATACTAAAAGAGTCGATTTTCTCACTTCTTGCAGACGCTCACGAGCGTATTCTTGCGGTGAAATTCGATGGTCCGACAAAAGAGGATTATGTATGGGGTTTCAGGGTTGGTTTTGTTAGTTTTGCATCTGCCCGAAGCACTCCGCAGCTTTACAGTGCTTTGGAGTCAAAGTTAGCCGGTGCAATCAGAGGTAACATAAGTAATGCTTCAAACCTCTCTCAAAACCTTCTTCTTGAAGCGTACAGGGATGATTCCTATCAGGCTCAAAAACTGGAAAAGTTTGAGATCTTACAAAAACGTTACAGGAAAATCCGACAAATATTCTCAGAGCATCCGGAGTACGCCACTTTATTTAAACCGCTGCCGTTTAATTCCGGATATTTTATGTGTGTAAAGATCCTTTCCGGTGATGCACATGGGGTCAGAAATATTCTTCTGGATAAATATGACACCGGTGTTATCGCACAAAATGATCTTCTCAGAATAGCGTTTTCTTCAATACCTTTTCAGTACCTGGAAAAACTATTCGACAACATCTATAAGGCAGCTTCTGAAGCCAATGGGAATTAA